One Trichoderma atroviride chromosome 7, complete sequence DNA segment encodes these proteins:
- a CDS encoding uncharacterized protein (EggNog:ENOG41), producing MHQQSNAVPVHFRTSSPPLLASSRRASGPGIAARPFFGRLPLHDDFPLLSSAPLTPSQAVEEIRQATRDESDTNFDDRGTTQTRCCSTLAATSTPCTRCSAAPSSSSRCCSTSGTSTCSPDPAMAFAAMDGPESLEDRRIHILLLLLEEDHRRREGLMGQGGDKTRPPKKPVDDKCPKGSMRHGNSTYCVPQEIGGITWQRPAEAKKIMGLIFYGRRSTVSILDCYLKRNLAKNGGLLDGVIFLQRTEKEKDIKFLEKLLASEPDYERWDIDMTEGGFASSYDLIQDDVLYVKMDDDIVYIEDSVIPSIVTTRAQHPEYYVVSANVINQPLISWIHWNLGAIKPYMPEINKAYPAPKPGSKLDWRPSVLPSWEGPDDFEVIDWNPPDHQKHRWLPIKGRNDHVLDRTPILETEYDAFGTGWKKWQIAAQEHYSLFENIENDALDQYRFKTWDFQLRRMGIQFTAMMGKDINQAKPIDADDEHHFAVTMPERTGRHAIADGGGVVAHYSFGAQAGEERIEQTDILERYRVYAEDMICKDPMLWDPVMNKHSD from the exons TCCTTCGCAGGCAGTCGAGGAGATTCGCCAGGCGACGCGAGACGAGAGCGACACCAACTTTGACGACCGCGGAACGACGCAGACACGATGCTGCTCAactttggcagcaacaagTACGCCGTGCACTCGCTGCTCGGCGGCtccatcctcttcatcacgCTGCTGCTCTACGTCTGGAACTTCCACCTGCTCCCCGGACCCGGCGATGGCATTCGCGGCCATGGACGGCCCGGAGAGCCTGGAGGACCGCCGCATCcacatcctcctcctcctcctggaGGAGGACCACCGCCGCCGGGAAGGCCTCATGGGCCAGGGGGGCGACAAGAccaggccgccaaagaagccggTGGACGACAAGTGTCCCAAGGGCTCGATGCGGCACGGAAACTCGACATACTGCGTGCCTCAGGAGATTGGCGGCATCACCTGGCAGCGGCCGGccgaggcgaagaagatcatGGGCCTCATATTTTACGGTCGTCGCTCGACCGTTTCCATCCTGGACTGTTACTTGAAG CGCAATTTGGCCAAGAACGGGGGCCTTCTCGAcggcgtcatcttcctccagcGCAccgagaaagaaaaagacatcAAGTTCCTCGAAAAACTGCTGGCGAGCGAGCCCGATTACGAGAGATGGGACATTGACATGACCGAGGGCGGCTTCGCCTCCTCCTACGACCTCATTCAAGACGATGTCTTGTATGTCAAGATGGACGACGATATA GTCTACATTGAAGATTCCGTCATTCCCTCCATAGTCACCACCCGAGCTCAACACCCCGAATACTACGTCGTCTCCGCCAATGTCATCAACCAACCGCTTATCAGCTGGATTCACTGGAACCTGGGCGCCATCAAGCCATACATGCCCGAGATCAACAAGGCCTATCCCGCGCCCAAGCCTGGCAGCAAGTTGGACTGGCGACCATCCGTGTTACCCTCTTGGGAAGGGCCTGACGACTTCGAGGTCATTGACTGGAACCCTCCCGACCACCAGAAACACCGATGGCTGCCCATCAAGGGCCGCAACGACCACGTCCTTGACCGCACTCCCATTCTCGAGACGGAATATGACGCTTTTGGAACGGGCTGGAAGAAGTGGCAGATTGCCGCTCAAGAGCACTATAGTCTGTTTGAGAACATTGAGAACGATGCCCTGGACCAGTACCGCTTCAAGACTTGGGACTTCCAACTGAGGCGCATGGGAATCCAGTTTACTGCCATGATGGGCAAGGATATTAATCAGGCCAAACCAATTGACGCTGATGACGAGCATCATTTTGCTGTCACAATGCCCGAGAGGACCGGGAGAC ATGCTAttgctgatggcggcggtgttGTTGCCCATTACAGCTTTGGCGCCCAAGCCGGCGAAGAGCGAATCGAACAGACAGACATTCTCGAACGATACCGAGTCTACGCCGAAGACATGATTTGCAAAGATCCCATGCTATGGGATCCCGTCATGAATAAGCACTCCGACTAA